The Anopheles merus strain MAF chromosome 2L, AmerM5.1, whole genome shotgun sequence genome has a segment encoding these proteins:
- the LOC121591453 gene encoding uncharacterized protein LOC121591453 produces the protein MSEPELENDDNEARDRARSRSRSPQVRRLWVQELFPNRNETGNWLLTDITTSGIYETMNRFLRMKKEDFVHLLFLVGPKIAKMDTDLRKSITHASNQAIYHDAGGGYVIRVSRHTISKIVKETCACLIEALQDYVKLPSTEEEWLAISRRFGQRWRFPHAIGAIYGKHVEIICPRNSGSKYHNYQKNDLL, from the exons atgagCGAGCCAGAGCTTGAAAATGACGACAACGAAGCCCGGGATCGTGCCCGATCTCGTTCCCGTAGTCCGCAGGTACGTCGTTTGTGGGTTCAGGAGTTATTCCCGAACCGAAACGAAACCGGCAACTGGCTACTGACCGACATCACGACATCGGGTATATACGAGACGATGAACCGATTTTTAAGGATGAAGAAGGAAGATTTCGTCCATTTGCTGTTCCTTGTTGGTCCAAAAATTGCGAAAATGGACACAGATCTCCGCAAATCAATCACGCATGCAAGCAATCAAGCAATTTATCATGACGCTGGTGGTGGATACGTGATCCGG GTGTCGAGGCATACTATCAGTAAAATAGTCAAAGAGACGTGCGCATGTCTTATTGAGGCTTTGCAGGATTATGTCAAG ctACCCTCTACCGAAGAAGAATGGCTTGCAATATCAAGACGATTTGGGCAGCGCTGGAGATTTCCTCACGCAATAGGTGCAATCTATGGGAAGCACGTTGAAATTATTTGCCCTCGTAATAGCGGATCCAAATATCACAACTATCAAAAAAAT GATTTGCTTTAG